Part of the Pelmatolapia mariae isolate MD_Pm_ZW linkage group LG3_W, Pm_UMD_F_2, whole genome shotgun sequence genome is shown below.
taaggccttgttcacagcactctggtggagagaTTGAAGTTTTGGTTTGTCAAATAATTTAGAGAATTTGAgggttgtttgttgttcttccagcagattgagtccagagttgatgaaggtccgatggacatgaagagcagccagaaactcttgaacactcagatggatgaagcagaacaccttgtcctggtacagtcctctctcctctttaaagatctgtgtgaacactcctgagtacactgaggctgctctgatatcgatgccacactctgtcaggtctgattcatagaagatcaggtttcctttctgcagctgatcaaaagccagttttcctaGATATTTAATCATCTTCCTGTTCTcgggactccagtgtggatctgtgttagttcctccatcatacttgaccatTTTCATTTTgacctgaaccaccaggaagtgggtgtacatctcagtcagggtcttgggcagctgtcctccctctctggttttcagcacatcctccagaactgtagcagtgatccagcagaagactgggatgtggcacatgatgtggaggcttcgtgatgtcttgatgtgggagatgatcctgctggcctgctcctcatctctgaatctcttccttaagtactcctccttctgtgggtcagtgaaccctctgacctctgtcaccatgtcagCACaatcaggagggatctgattagCTGCTGctggtcgtgtggttatccagaggtgagcagagggaagcagtttccccctgatgaggtttatcagcagcacatccactgaggtggactttctagggtcagttaggattgtagttctgtggaagtccagaggaagtcgacactcatccagaccatcaaagatgaacacaacctggaagtcttcaaagctgcagattcctgcttctttggtttcagtaaagaagtgatgaacaagttccaccaagctgaacttttcctctttcagcacattcagctctctgaaagtgaatggaaatatgaactggatgtcctggttggctttgtcttcagcccagtccaggctgtatttctgtgttaagactgttttcccaatgccagccacgccctttgtcagcactgttctgattggttcatctcttccaggtgaggctttaaagatgtcttcttgtctgattgttgtttctggtttgTCTgatttcctggatgctgtttcaatctgtctgacctcatgttcatcattgacctctgcagtccctccctctgtgatgcaGAGCtgtgtgtagatctgattcagaagggttgggtttcctgctttagcaatcccctcaaacacacactggaacttcttcttcagtgcaGATTTAAGTTTATGCTGACAAACTGCAGCAAAGTGTTCTTGATGGAAAGCAATATATAGAAAATAATTATGTTTTAATAATCACAAATTACATGTTTAATTTCCTAAAGAACCACTGTTTGAATACATTTAATCCTTTAACATCAGTCGGAGCGGGAACGCTCtattttgcgtaactatttttaaatgccTGTAGAACTGCAACCACATCAGCTagcgtatttttttttttttttttttttttttgcatgtgtaaacggaggagttgtacatcttatgccatcagcttgtcctaggccACTGTTTctttccacatatagctttgcaaaacaTGCGTAAAAATCACtggcagcaacaaaaacacaatattccagaaacacgctttgccgatccgatcataGCACTTCCTACATTGGAATAGACATCAGCGTAAACAAAAGGGCTTTGGAGAGTTATGTCACAAGAGGGGGCGTGgccaggatttttggttgagGTGCCATCTTCCTGGGCCAAACAAAGTTCAAGCGAAAGAGGAGCGAAAGCACACACATCAGCCATGGTTCGCACTTGCTGTGTGGTCAGCTGTAATGTTCGATCGCACGACCAGCAAGGGAATAAGCTTGAGAATGGTAtatctttttattctttcccaacctggaagcaacatgagggagctcatgtatcggatgttaccaaaagaagacgtctagcctggatagctGCTGTGAGAcaagctgatatccagttctcttccatctccaaatatctgttggtgctccagacattttcattccggtaagttctaaatatgttcatatcactctttatagcttagttagttttattttcgatgcactctgaggtcatagcaaattacaacaaacatcctactgagtaattttgcagaactactctctatttatagagttgctaattatttggcaatattgcaggcaaaccagccaatgaaatggatgaaacacatcATGACTGGGTTCCAACGCTACACAAGAGACCTGCGtcaaacataccaccatgccaataagattacttcttccatgtgaaggtgaagaggtgacccttctCGATAAGATGGtgaacagtgtggtagtaaaaccaggtaaaaatgaaacttgctcctgttaaatattcttaagtcttgtgctgtataaatagcAGTAATGTTTCAGAAGATACAGTAAATTAAGTAGTGTTAGTAGTGGGTGCTATCATGTAAACgctgtcatgattttatgtgaacattttgtcatttgtaaactataaatgacatggattctacattgtaactgattTGATGATCtataaagtgtttttttgttttttttaaaaaaggcaaaaattagtttgtttctttattcaacgtTTGAACAGTGAtactcagtcagtacatattcagtaaatgcaaattatttacatggcagtgcactTCAGGCACGTAGATAAAACATTATGGTTCATTTCCACAACccacagctttactgtgttcCAGCAAAGTATCCAATAGCGGTGACAAATCCTCCACAGTAGgaggtgggatttttcttttttgaagacGGCTCCTTTTACCTGTCACtacggatggtctgtttatgttttgatcaagagccttttttggggcagctgaagaggagcaGTCCATCTTAGGGCCGGCCTCTGGCTGCATCTTGGTCATATTCcccagcaaaacccagtatacaggttcatctgtaacagtccttgtgccacagaTCCGCACTGTTGGTTttacattaaacagaagagcagcgacagGGGTGCAGGTCTCCGTGACTCCAGCCATACAGGTGTAGTGGGCGACCCACTACACCTACCCAATCTTTGGTGAATTGGATGTGTCCCTCCCAAGGTTATTATCGTTTACGAAAACTAACAAAATAAcgaataaaaaacattttcgttaacggaaataaaaataaaaacgagACTTTGcaataaaaggaaaactaactaaaactgaaatgaccgttcacaaaactaactaaaattaactgaatttatagagaaaatgtgtttagttttcgttGATGTGTATGTGTCATACGTTAGTCTAGGGTGAGAATGAAGTGTATTTTCCAGGTTATGTTCTTGCTGTGCCTTATTATGCCTGCAGGTGGCAAGTACCTCAGTCGGGTCGTCTGTGTTGCCGCTCCGTCCACGAGTCCAATTtgggattactttgaatatgactgtgttttggataaagcaagtgtcttgtagtggaacgagacaaattatgagggacatttctaaagggaaaaaaatcccacaaaccttaaagtgcACTTGAAAAGTTCACACAAGAAGGCTAACCTAGCTTACCTGGAGAAGGTAAGGGAGCACGCccaaccctcatccccagaaacagaagctaacaCCAGGCAAGGCAGCGTGATGCATCCCGAGACAACAGGACTGGGATATCTACATAACTGTGTGAGTCAAACACCTTAACACCCGGTGCTGCAAGAGTTAATAGTCTCATTGGGGCcaagatatacattttatagttgcctggtatcaatggttgttcatctgcctttatttatttatttaaagaacccataggtgggaatgtgagttgtctttctctgcgtgttagccctgcgacagacaggcgacctgtccagggtgcagggtatggtagctggaatagcaacatacccaaggataagcagaagagaatgactgatatgatgaaactgggattttgttacacttaattattgcaaacacaactaaaactataactgaaactaatcaaaactaaactgaaactaaggattttcaaaaaaataaaaactaaactaaactagcaaacaattggtaaaaactaattaaaactaatataaaattgaaaatctgaagtcaaaacgaaattaaaataaaaactaattaaaattgcaaaactattaaaaccctgGTCCCTCCAGAAATTTACGATAATATATCAGGCTACGGCAATAGCGGtaggtcttcagggtttcttctccacgggtccacatttccagTGCACGATATTTTATGCAAGTACCGCCTCTTTGCATCCAGATGCAATCTGTCTCTGTACCGTCCTTTATGTTGTAAACTGCTTTAAGAATGTTTCTAGCAACCGTCCTTCCAAaatagtgtgtttgttttgattagtGGCCCAGGAAGATGGCGCCGCGCTaccacaatgcattgcggcgtgacgtcaactccaaagccctatcgTATGTCTGACATTACGTGCCCGGAACCTGAAGTGACATAATTTTCatggaaaatgtagtttttacctttgcggccttataagcctacacttgtgtttttaaaagtcatgtttgactttatgcctTTTTGTATAGTACTGGGATGATTAGAAGTCGAGCTACACTGTTGGAaattgtttattttgatgcacatgctgttttgtttgttttgtttgtttgttttgttttttttgcaaatttgcattataatatgtatttttgtttatataaaattggtgtatctcaaaaataaaactatgaagacactcaaattTCCTGTGGTTGGGAATTATTTAGTGCAACTTTTTGTATTAACAGTTTTGAGGAATAAatctcttaaatttctctaactacaAATATATgtaatacaaacaaaaacatttttctttttttgtagtttattgcattttttgctatttatgtagttactatggactgaatacatacatattattaaaatttgggctctAACgattgtattgatgtatagtaACTTGAAATGCTTCCAagaatggcactacagcatgtaaaaatataaagataagctctggcggacttggttctatggtatgTCTTAAACGGTTAAATGAGTTAATCCCCTCATTTATTCATAATTTCATGTATTGCTTTGTGGTAAGCAGTGGTACGACTTAAATGCAGGACTCAAAATGAAAGTGATAACTAAACAAGGCACCTTTATTGTTGTAAGAAAAATGTGGCTTTACAATCCCAGAACTCCTAAAATTAGAATAGACAGCTAAAGCTAGAAAAGAAGAAGCAAGGGATGAATAGAATGTGGGAAAACAGCCAACTGGACAACAAGAAAAGGGAGACTGAAGACTTAAAGCCACACATAGGAAAACTAGGGGATGGGAAACATGAAGAggctatcaaaataaaacaggaattaTGCCAATTACGGAAAACGACTTACACACCAGGCTTTCCACAGGGAccgagaggggaaaaaaaacagacatgagAAGAAAACTATCATGTAAGACAGAAAGGGAAAACCAAATGTGAAGAAAATGCTGACTAAACCCAAGAGAAGAATAGCTCCTTATGGAGGAAAATGCTAAGATAACCAAGAGCAGAACTAACTAACTaatgtagaattaaagaaattagtttactgctgaactgtatatagcCATCATCCTTAtcgttgcattaattatcatttcatcaaagcatttattgaagttgttggcattatgttataatttgtattacaggggttatcataatcacatattaacatgtttattacggGTGcggttataaccactttaaatcgttgagttaaatctatcatcttaaaagcttatatgctgagtatattgttgcagtaaaatagtagctgagcaaaggcctgaatgtattcatgTTGCACTTGAGTTTGCCTAGTAACAGGTGACACGTGGAGAGGAccagtccatggtgacctcaaaggcctgagatcatcaccatattcggaagaggatgccagaaaggggaacttctgtgtctgcatttatctCTTAGAATTGATCATTATCTGTAGAGGAGGCAAATAATGTTCTtaagatgcaaattatgtgtctgtaaacgcaagagggggcgttacaataccctgatgttataaaagcaatctgaagtgtattttgggggggggggatgtacaactgatgtcttgcagtttacacctcccCACGcggcgtgcattcattaaaatcaattgtttgaccgacctcttctggaccatcattgttttactctcgtcctcaatttcggacCCGTAACACTAACAACTAACCGAAGCACACTTTATACATAAGGTAAACACAACCATGAAACTAGTGGTATAGGATATTCCAATAACCCAGAATCCAGAAACATAGACCAAGTACCATGACACAGAAGGTTAAATCTTTAGATaaatcctcttactgctctgcaaacggtcagccagctcctcctgcttcattctcctcaggaagtccactgtgatcttcacaaatgcctctctgctgctgctcctgtgactctctaagcattctgggtaatctggactcagaaccttctggatcttcttcagctcgttcttcacaaaagtgatgatgttgtcctccagcagctagaacagaatatttatgaatgagccgatcagactgaaatcatggagccaaacatcagatccatgttggacacactgaccatccactggtctacaaagagcagcatggagatgactgtgaacagaCTAAATGTAAAAGTAGTTGTTGTACTTGTACacaccataaatatggagtccagctgtgtttgatgctgctgggcagactgaccactgggaacctctgagctctcctggtccactctgtggCGGAATGAAGGAGAATtaccgaatttcccagaggaacacacctgagggattaataaagttttatctaatctaatctaattagTTCAAGGACACGGCACAGATGAGTAggttttcttctctgtgttaGCTCTCTCAGAGAGTGCAATCCCAATCAAGTTTGGAAAGCTTTAAATTGTATCTCAGATATATTTGTCATGTttcggctgtgtggcaggcagggagaggacccaaacgcaaactcgtAGACACAAGGGATGaactcaaaaccacagctttatttgctggctgGGAAAAGCATACAAAAGCAAcctaaactaaactggaaaatcACAAACTAAactcacagagagacacagggagatccacacagcatgagggagaacgcgacacagaacggagggagacgcagacataaatacacggagggttaacgagggaagtgggcatacacggggaacacaggtgacactgataatcataacgagacagggcaggagtgaacacaacgtgacgcatactgacgagggactgtcaaagtaaaacaggaagtgcacagaggttcagacaggcagagagagagagagagagaacagacaTAAGGGGCTGGGGAAAAACATtgaatgaaacacaaggaggggaaacgagggctcagatacacagaggggcacacaggggatAATCAAATAAgaaacatcttaacagaacctAGAAACCAAGGCATAAATAGAGAACAAATCCCAAAACACACGAaaaactaagaatgctgggccaacatggcccaggatcatgacaataTTAggccaggggtggggaactctggagttctgcaggttttagatatcaccctgggtcaacagacctgaatcaaatgattagttcattaccaggcctctggagaatttcaagacatgttgaggaggtaatgtAGCCATTTGAATAACCTTTGTTGGATGAAAGACACATCTAAAGCCTGGAGGACACCGGAAGTTCCCCACCCCTGTATTAGgcaatttcatttatttttccagaTGCATTCTCGCACCTACCCAGTCACAGCAATCTCATATTGCACAATTTTGAGATATGACTCCTAAACAATAGCttagaaatgtgaaaaaatatcaAACAGGCTTATGTTGCTGCCACTCAGTTCAGCTCACAGATCTGGCTGCTGAACTGCACTCACTGTAGGTTCAGGCTTCAGCCTCCATTATAATAGTTGCCGACAAGTGAAC
Proteins encoded:
- the LOC134622685 gene encoding NLR family CARD domain-containing protein 3-like; translation: MKRTDDEDREEQGLNATRRQSEGTRDNWRHLRMQGLTEMGKKSHRGETPLSFSRCHGSDDEGVEQSQSQRKSPGGGPAVEQPGIKPVLPAALELGTPIEEHRLSMNLGLPQLRHCSQKGNLMLLMSDGGVSRIRELAHFGVDQESSEVPSGQSAQQHQTQLDSIFMVCTKHFAAVCQHKLKSALKKKFQCVFEGIAKAGNPTLLNQIYTQLCITEGGTAEVNDEHEVRQIETASRKSDKPETTIRQEDIFKASPGRDEPIRTVLTKGVAGIGKTVLTQKYSLDWAEDKANQDIQFIFPFTFRELNVLKEEKFSLVELVHHFFTETKEAGICSFEDFQVVFIFDGLDECRLPLDFHRTTILTDPRKSTSVDVLLINLIRGKLLPSAHLWITTRPAAANQIPPDCADMVTEVRGFTDPQKEEYLRKRFRDEEQASRIISHIKTSRSLHIMCHIPVFCWITATVLEDVLKTREGGQLPKTLTEMYTHFLVVQVKMKMVKYDGGTNTDPHWSPENRKMIKYLGKLAFDQLQKGNLIFYESDLTECGIDIRAASVYSGVFTQIFKEERGLYQDKVFCFIHLSVQEFLAALHVHRTFINSGLNLLEEQQTTLKFSKLFDKPKLQSLHQSAVNKALQSPNGHLDLFLRFLLGLSLQASQTLLRGFFTQTGSSSQTNQETVQYIKKKLSENMSAEKSINLFHCLNELNDCSLVEEIQQSLRSRSLSTDKLSPAQWSALVFILLSSEKDLDVFDLKKYSASEEALLRLLPVVKASNKSLLNGCFVSKRSYEALSSVLRCQSSRLRELDLSNNNLQDSGVKLLFAALQSPHCKLESLRMSVCNLSERNCEALSLVLSSQSSSLKELDLSDNNLEDSGVKLLCAGVESPHCTLESLSLSCCLITEEGCTSLASVLSSNPSHLRELDLSYNHPGDSGMKLLLAGLKDPRWKLDTLRYEENV